A portion of the bacterium genome contains these proteins:
- the holA gene encoding DNA polymerase III subunit delta produces the protein MLGGKITVLYGENSFERSAKLAEMRIRAVEAGFETEKVDPDDLAPSDFVSRIASVSLFSEKRLIIVRGLSDNVAIWNALDKILPQISSDVHLCLVEEKIDKRSSFYKNFSKTVDFLEFKKLDKKSAGDLAEFARKLAKNLDGNLALSDAKFLIEWVGADEWAIKVAVERLAILGDFSRSAIEKYIPQNLEANTFAIFEMSLKGQNEQVLAEITKMKIAGGTDAGYQFLALLTSQLFNLTALKLGRSSGVTTAQIAKEIGANAWALGKMEQLASQFNREDLAKIAEILAEADQLSKSSGADIWDLIEGALLEIGSKNQT, from the coding sequence ATGCTTGGCGGAAAAATCACCGTTCTTTATGGTGAGAACTCTTTTGAAAGAAGCGCAAAATTAGCGGAGATGCGTATACGAGCCGTTGAGGCTGGCTTCGAGACTGAAAAAGTTGACCCTGATGATTTAGCGCCATCTGATTTTGTCTCAAGGATTGCGAGCGTGAGTTTGTTTAGTGAAAAACGATTGATTATTGTGCGGGGACTTAGTGATAACGTTGCTATTTGGAACGCGCTGGATAAGATTTTGCCACAAATTTCGAGCGATGTTCACCTCTGTTTGGTTGAGGAAAAAATCGACAAGCGGAGTAGTTTTTATAAGAATTTTAGCAAAACTGTAGATTTTTTGGAGTTTAAAAAATTGGATAAAAAATCTGCTGGTGATTTGGCAGAATTTGCTCGGAAATTGGCAAAGAACCTTGATGGAAATTTGGCTCTTTCTGATGCTAAATTCTTGATAGAATGGGTTGGCGCAGATGAGTGGGCTATCAAGGTGGCGGTTGAGCGGTTGGCGATTTTGGGCGATTTTTCTCGCTCGGCAATTGAAAAATACATACCGCAAAATCTTGAGGCTAATACTTTTGCTATTTTTGAGATGAGTCTAAAGGGCCAGAATGAGCAAGTTTTGGCGGAAATCACCAAGATGAAGATTGCTGGCGGAACAGATGCTGGGTATCAATTTTTAGCACTTTTGACTTCGCAATTATTTAATTTAACGGCGCTAAAATTGGGTAGAAGTTCTGGCGTAACCACTGCGCAAATTGCTAAAGAAATCGGTGCTAACGCTTGGGCTTTAGGTAAAATGGAACAACTCGCCAGCCAATTTAACAGAGAAGATCTTGCTAAAATCGCAGAGATTCTGGCTGAAGCAGACCAACTTTCCAAATCTTCTGGCGCAGATATTTGGGACTTGATTGAGGGGGCTTTATTGGAGATTGGTTCCAAAAATCAGACTTAA
- a CDS encoding DNA translocase FtsK 4TM domain-containing protein, with protein MAKKSTKKSTKSKSAPARAPMLPAGFWEQVFAVFLGIFSLFLVMAWFGIGGQAMAVIHSGIQTFMGWAVFFLPFVLIFLSVEIFRDEKNKLPYGKAVAFFFALIFIASFFGLFKGRSGVAFGGMLGSFTNNFALQIVNPFVAGIVYLFAATTIIFAIFGIMPIDAIKKIGEMLKTADFEKSEKGNKKVLEALKIDKNQDMVDEISDEGQKIKLNAGVEILGEPEKPLSRREKRALIVRKQKEDIGEKESDAERAPSNIDDSNWKLPEIGLLSRDQSPADAGDIDGNARKIRETFAEFDISVEMEAANVGPRITQYTLRPPRGVKLSRFNGFEDNLRSALAVETVRVEAPVPGKSVVGIEVPNKRAATVRLANILESKEWKKSHGPLTFAVGKDISGETIVGDLAKMPHLLIAGTTGSGKSVMMNTLLTSLLYRNSPAQLRLILVDPKQVEMAPYEDIPHLLTPVIQDPTKTVSALKWAVNEMERRYSILAEKKIRNIESYNKTVKAISEEEREESGEESMPYIVIVIDELADLMMVASKDAEALIVRIAQKARAVGIHLVLATQKPVVSVVTGLIKGNVPSRISFKLPSNSDSRTILDRGGAEKLLGQGDMLYFPNGAPDPKRAQGVFLQDEEVNAVMNYLRLQSPPRYNDDIISQPVNINNGGVVMGEGSSSMDETFRQAVEIAIRQGNISTSLLQRKMRIGYGRAATIVDQMEERGIVGPSPGGSKPREVLISSLEEIE; from the coding sequence ATGGCTAAAAAATCTACCAAAAAATCAACTAAATCTAAGTCTGCTCCAGCGCGCGCACCGATGTTGCCTGCTGGGTTTTGGGAGCAAGTTTTTGCTGTGTTCTTGGGGATTTTTAGCCTGTTTCTGGTAATGGCGTGGTTTGGCATTGGCGGTCAAGCGATGGCGGTGATACATAGCGGCATCCAGACTTTTATGGGATGGGCGGTTTTCTTTTTGCCGTTTGTGCTGATTTTTTTGAGCGTGGAGATTTTTCGAGATGAGAAAAATAAGTTGCCGTATGGCAAGGCAGTTGCGTTCTTCTTTGCGCTGATATTTATCGCGTCTTTCTTTGGTCTTTTTAAGGGGAGAAGTGGAGTGGCTTTTGGTGGAATGCTTGGCTCGTTCACTAATAATTTTGCTCTCCAGATCGTCAATCCGTTTGTTGCGGGGATTGTTTATCTGTTTGCGGCAACTACAATTATTTTTGCAATTTTTGGTATTATGCCGATTGATGCTATTAAAAAAATTGGCGAAATGCTAAAAACGGCTGATTTTGAAAAGTCAGAAAAGGGCAATAAAAAAGTTCTGGAAGCGCTTAAAATTGATAAAAACCAAGATATGGTTGATGAAATCTCTGATGAAGGTCAGAAGATTAAGTTAAATGCGGGCGTGGAGATTTTGGGTGAGCCCGAAAAACCGCTTTCGAGAAGAGAAAAGCGTGCCTTGATTGTGCGAAAGCAAAAAGAAGATATTGGAGAAAAGGAATCGGACGCAGAGAGAGCGCCTTCGAATATAGATGATTCTAACTGGAAACTGCCAGAGATTGGTTTGCTAAGTCGAGATCAAAGTCCGGCCGACGCTGGTGATATTGATGGAAATGCGCGCAAAATCCGCGAGACTTTTGCTGAATTTGATATCAGTGTCGAGATGGAAGCCGCCAATGTTGGTCCGCGTATCACGCAATATACTTTACGACCTCCACGCGGGGTCAAATTGAGCCGCTTTAATGGCTTCGAAGATAATCTTCGCTCGGCTTTGGCTGTTGAAACTGTGCGTGTTGAAGCGCCAGTTCCGGGTAAGAGCGTTGTTGGTATTGAGGTTCCCAATAAAAGGGCTGCAACTGTGCGCCTTGCTAATATCTTAGAAAGTAAGGAGTGGAAAAAGTCTCACGGACCGCTAACTTTTGCTGTTGGAAAAGATATTTCGGGCGAAACTATCGTTGGCGACCTCGCTAAAATGCCGCATCTTTTGATTGCTGGAACGACCGGTTCTGGTAAGTCTGTGATGATGAATACTCTTTTAACGTCGCTTCTTTATCGCAATAGTCCTGCGCAACTTCGGTTAATTCTTGTTGACCCAAAGCAGGTCGAAATGGCGCCGTATGAAGACATTCCTCATCTTTTGACCCCCGTTATTCAGGATCCGACCAAGACAGTTTCTGCTTTAAAATGGGCGGTCAATGAAATGGAGCGTCGATATTCTATTTTGGCGGAAAAGAAAATTCGAAATATCGAAAGTTACAATAAAACCGTTAAGGCTATTTCGGAAGAAGAGCGAGAAGAGTCTGGCGAAGAATCAATGCCATACATCGTGATCGTGATCGATGAGTTGGCGGATTTGATGATGGTGGCAAGTAAGGACGCCGAGGCTTTGATTGTGCGAATTGCCCAAAAGGCGCGGGCGGTTGGCATCCACTTGGTGCTTGCAACACAGAAGCCAGTTGTTTCTGTTGTGACTGGATTGATTAAAGGAAACGTGCCGAGCCGAATTTCTTTCAAATTGCCATCGAACTCCGATTCCCGAACAATTCTTGATCGCGGTGGTGCGGAAAAATTGCTCGGTCAGGGTGATATGCTTTATTTCCCTAACGGTGCGCCAGATCCTAAGCGTGCGCAAGGAGTATTTTTACAAGATGAAGAAGTTAATGCTGTGATGAATTATCTCAGGCTTCAATCTCCTCCACGCTATAACGACGACATTATTAGTCAGCCTGTTAATATAAATAACGGCGGAGTAGTGATGGGTGAAGGTTCTTCTTCCATGGATGAAACTTTCCGTCAGGCTGTTGAGATTGCTATTCGGCAGGGTAATATCTCGACAAGCCTTCTTCAACGCAAAATGCGAATTGGCTACGGCCGTGCTGCAACCATTGTTGACCAAATGGAAGAGCGTGGAATTGTCGGTCCAAGCCCAGGCGGTTCAAAACCACGAGAAGTTTTGATTTCGAGTTTAGAGGAAATAGAATAA
- a CDS encoding DNA-binding protein: MAIKFKAVSLPNPTNKEVGNKFYPRAISSGMVGLKEIAGRISSKSTTVSDIDTYAVLMALTKELGKAIHDGETVHLGDLGYFHITLKGTGEIDEKKVSASNIEKANLRFVAGRDIEASLKTAKFEKI; encoded by the coding sequence ATGGCTATAAAATTTAAAGCGGTTTCTCTACCAAATCCAACAAATAAAGAGGTGGGAAATAAATTTTATCCGCGGGCGATAAGTTCTGGAATGGTTGGCTTGAAGGAGATTGCTGGGAGGATTTCGAGCAAGTCTACCACAGTTTCGGATATTGATACGTATGCGGTTTTGATGGCTTTAACTAAGGAGTTGGGCAAGGCGATCCACGATGGTGAAACTGTTCATCTTGGTGATTTGGGGTATTTTCATATAACTCTCAAAGGTACGGGCGAAATTGATGAAAAGAAAGTTTCAGCTTCAAATATCGAAAAGGCAAATTTGCGGTTTGTTGCAGGGCGAGATATTGAAGCAAGTTTAAAGACAGCAAAGTTTGAAAAGATTTAG
- the rpsF gene encoding 30S ribosomal protein S6, with translation MKNYELTVLIHPDLESDLEKALDKVRNLISSNGGEISKEDNWGKKKLAYKIKGEDFAVYVAMEVALPAQAPQKISNTLNITDEVLRYLLVKAEDRPEVETAEEK, from the coding sequence ATGAAGAATTACGAACTTACAGTTCTCATTCACCCTGACCTCGAGAGCGATCTTGAAAAGGCGCTTGATAAGGTTCGAAATTTGATCTCTTCTAACGGCGGTGAGATTTCGAAAGAAGATAACTGGGGCAAGAAAAAACTTGCTTACAAAATCAAGGGTGAAGATTTTGCTGTGTACGTAGCAATGGAAGTTGCGCTTCCTGCTCAAGCACCACAAAAAATCAGCAACACCTTGAACATTACTGACGAAGTTTTGCGATACTTGTTGGTCAAGGCAGAAGACCGACCAGAAGTTGAGACAGCAGAAGAGAAATAA
- the ssb gene encoding single-stranded DNA-binding protein has translation MAFNKVILMGNLTRDPELRATSSGSSVASFSLAVTRNWNNAQGERQEETSFIDCEAWGRAGENIAKYVQKGRQLLVSGRLRQDTWQDKDTGKNRSTLRVVVEEFSFVSDGNRGGGSAPQTGGNEPTVEPISDDPIDLSDIPF, from the coding sequence ATGGCATTCAATAAAGTAATTTTGATGGGAAATTTGACTCGCGACCCTGAACTTCGAGCAACTTCGAGCGGTTCAAGCGTGGCAAGTTTCTCTCTAGCAGTTACTCGAAACTGGAATAATGCTCAAGGTGAGCGCCAAGAAGAAACCAGTTTCATTGATTGTGAAGCGTGGGGAAGGGCTGGTGAGAATATCGCTAAATATGTCCAAAAAGGTCGCCAACTTCTTGTGAGCGGACGCCTTCGACAAGATACTTGGCAGGACAAAGACACCGGCAAAAATCGAAGCACCCTTCGAGTTGTTGTTGAAGAATTCTCATTCGTATCTGATGGTAATCGTGGCGGCGGATCTGCTCCGCAAACCGGCGGAAACGAGCCAACTGTAGAGCCTATCAGCGACGATCCAATTGATCTATCCGATATCCCATTCTAA
- the rpsR gene encoding 30S ribosomal protein S18, with protein MAKRFKKEVPAFFDYRDVKTLQKFVNIYGQIEPATKTGLSAKQQRQLTVAIKRARHLALLAFVANA; from the coding sequence ATGGCTAAACGATTCAAAAAAGAAGTTCCAGCGTTTTTCGACTACCGAGATGTTAAAACTCTTCAAAAATTTGTTAACATCTACGGCCAGATCGAGCCTGCAACAAAAACAGGTCTTAGCGCTAAGCAGCAACGACAATTGACTGTTGCTATCAAGCGCGCAAGGCATTTGGCGCTACTTGCTTTTGTGGCTAACGCTTAA
- the efp gene encoding elongation factor P — protein MYSPTDLKKGVVFQMDGAPYKVVEYNQKVVGRGGSIVSLKVKNLITGALLPKTFKGQDKVEPADVSHKKVQYLYNDGESFYFMDPETFEQFELSKDIIDEAAGFLKEGEDLNLQFFDGKVINIELPKNVWLTVTYTENVVKGDTTSSVLKDAELETGITVKVPAFIKEGDVISVDTATGEYRERQK, from the coding sequence ATGTATAGTCCAACAGATTTGAAAAAGGGCGTGGTTTTCCAGATGGATGGCGCGCCTTACAAGGTGGTTGAGTATAACCAAAAAGTTGTCGGCCGCGGCGGAAGTATCGTCAGCCTTAAAGTTAAAAACTTGATTACGGGTGCACTTTTACCAAAGACTTTTAAGGGCCAAGATAAGGTTGAACCTGCGGATGTTTCGCATAAAAAAGTTCAATATCTTTACAATGATGGCGAATCTTTCTATTTTATGGATCCGGAAACATTCGAGCAGTTTGAACTTTCTAAAGATATTATTGATGAGGCGGCTGGATTTTTGAAAGAAGGTGAGGATTTGAATCTTCAATTCTTTGATGGAAAGGTTATCAATATTGAACTTCCAAAGAATGTATGGCTCACCGTGACTTATACCGAGAATGTGGTTAAGGGTGACACCACGTCGAGCGTTCTTAAAGATGCTGAACTCGAAACTGGTATCACTGTTAAGGTGCCTGCTTTTATTAAAGAAGGTGACGTGATCTCTGTCGATACTGCTACCGGTGAATACCGCGAGCGCCAAAAGTAG
- a CDS encoding serine hydrolase: protein MVEGKLSRREKVLRFKRKLRRKHLVWIVPVVGVFILVLVQIFYPANLARPLIKFNEQNIGFISRAEISDKIQKVSQDAKFIFELDGQSEEIDLYQIGGRIDEGSVVKNIFDYKFIDRLVPFSIVHSKNIDQLALKFDEKELNKFIEQYSNKHKIEVKNASISIASSGDIVASQGVDGREIKKQELKKVIASQNKKLRTKNLLNVPFENKKSTGGEDVLSIKKIIESKILRGLRVSYNQNYYFIQRNKLATFILISNNDNQIKLSVNEENAKNYINELNKNFEIPAQDTTVNIVDGREVSREGGKDGKRVSYVNFKADLEKFLQNQDAENYILLNSENVSPSENKKFSYTNTQEGLRAKVNDIGKRYDVRIAVRQLNGSGWSAGYRENESTPSASTYKLYVALKLFDEMKRSGANWDSQILGTSYRDCFNQMIVISTNACAEEWIRQFGRSNINNYIYSLGISNQTTFTSYDATRTTAGDLVRVVSGVYEGRMASGEYRDFLLRHMARQIHRKGIPSGAVGRVYDKVGFLWDYVHDTGVIEHPRGTYALAVMTKGSNYATIAQITRELEEFMYP from the coding sequence ATGGTTGAAGGCAAACTCTCGCGACGAGAAAAAGTTTTACGCTTTAAGAGAAAATTGAGAAGAAAACACCTTGTTTGGATCGTTCCAGTTGTTGGTGTTTTTATTTTGGTGCTTGTTCAAATTTTTTATCCAGCCAATTTAGCCCGCCCATTGATTAAATTCAATGAACAAAACATCGGTTTTATTTCTCGAGCAGAAATTTCTGATAAGATACAAAAAGTTTCGCAAGATGCTAAATTTATTTTTGAGTTGGATGGTCAGAGTGAAGAAATCGATTTATATCAGATCGGTGGAAGGATTGATGAAGGTAGTGTTGTAAAAAATATTTTTGACTATAAATTTATAGATAGGCTCGTTCCGTTTTCGATAGTTCACTCTAAGAACATCGACCAACTCGCTCTTAAATTTGATGAAAAAGAGTTGAACAAATTTATTGAACAATACTCCAATAAACATAAAATCGAAGTAAAAAATGCTTCAATTTCTATAGCAAGTAGCGGTGATATAGTTGCGTCTCAGGGTGTTGATGGAAGAGAGATTAAAAAACAAGAACTTAAAAAAGTGATTGCTTCACAGAATAAAAAACTTCGAACAAAAAATTTACTCAATGTTCCATTTGAAAATAAAAAATCTACAGGCGGAGAAGATGTTTTATCTATTAAAAAAATAATAGAGAGTAAAATTTTGCGAGGACTTAGAGTTTCTTATAATCAAAATTATTATTTTATACAAAGGAATAAATTAGCGACTTTTATACTAATCTCCAATAATGATAACCAGATCAAATTGTCGGTTAATGAAGAAAATGCTAAAAATTATATAAATGAATTGAATAAAAATTTTGAAATACCCGCACAAGATACTACTGTGAATATTGTTGATGGTAGGGAAGTTTCTAGAGAGGGTGGCAAAGACGGTAAAAGAGTTTCTTATGTTAATTTTAAGGCTGATTTAGAAAAATTTCTTCAAAATCAAGATGCTGAAAACTACATCTTGCTTAATTCCGAAAACGTAAGTCCAAGCGAAAATAAGAAATTTTCATACACCAACACCCAAGAAGGTTTAAGGGCAAAAGTTAATGATATAGGCAAGAGATATGATGTTAGAATTGCCGTAAGACAGTTAAATGGTTCGGGTTGGAGTGCCGGCTATCGAGAGAATGAATCCACCCCGTCTGCATCAACGTATAAACTTTACGTTGCTCTTAAACTCTTTGATGAGATGAAAAGGTCTGGTGCTAATTGGGATAGCCAAATTTTAGGCACGAGTTATCGAGATTGCTTCAATCAAATGATCGTTATATCTACCAACGCTTGCGCTGAAGAGTGGATACGTCAATTTGGAAGGAGCAACATTAATAACTATATCTACAGTCTCGGAATCAGTAATCAGACTACATTTACCTCTTATGATGCCACAAGAACAACGGCAGGAGACTTGGTCCGGGTTGTCTCTGGCGTTTACGAAGGGAGGATGGCCAGTGGAGAATATCGTGATTTTTTGCTTCGGCATATGGCAAGGCAGATTCATAGAAAGGGCATCCCATCTGGAGCGGTTGGTCGTGTTTATGATAAGGTTGGTTTCTTGTGGGATTATGTTCATGATACTGGCGTAATTGAGCATCCACGCGGAACTTATGCTTTAGCCGTGATGACAAAAGGCTCTAATTACGCAACAATTGCGCAAATAACGCGTGAATTAGAAGAATTCATGTATCCGTGA
- a CDS encoding TlyA family RNA methyltransferase yields the protein MKIRLDNMLVEKNLVETRSQAENYIRLGKVAVNGKTQNKPGFFVSPEVELKIEQENRYVSRAGMKLESVSKILKLNFRGKIVLDVGSSTGGFTDFALQNGAEKVIAVDVGTDQMHPKLRLNKKVELHEKTDIRNFFTEQKIDTVLIDVSFISLKEILPSVLKIAPKSQIVAMVKPQFEAGKNGTINGIVKNNAFRRKILQDFEFWCRTNNLFIIAKRDSEIKGAKGNTEKFYLLKNKNLL from the coding sequence ATGAAAATTCGCTTAGATAATATGTTGGTTGAGAAAAACTTGGTTGAGACTAGATCTCAGGCGGAGAATTATATTAGACTCGGGAAAGTTGCAGTTAATGGCAAGACGCAGAATAAGCCGGGGTTTTTTGTATCTCCAGAAGTAGAATTAAAGATAGAACAAGAGAATAGGTATGTTTCTCGAGCGGGGATGAAGTTGGAGAGTGTTTCGAAAATCTTGAAGTTGAATTTTAGGGGTAAAATTGTTTTGGATGTAGGCTCTTCTACTGGAGGATTCACAGATTTTGCGCTTCAAAATGGAGCAGAAAAAGTCATTGCTGTTGATGTTGGAACTGATCAAATGCATCCAAAATTGCGCTTGAATAAAAAAGTTGAACTTCACGAAAAAACAGATATAAGAAATTTCTTCACTGAACAAAAAATTGATACAGTATTAATAGACGTGAGTTTCATATCGCTTAAAGAGATTCTTCCAAGTGTGCTAAAAATTGCGCCAAAGTCACAAATTGTTGCGATGGTTAAACCGCAATTCGAAGCAGGGAAAAATGGCACAATTAATGGTATTGTTAAAAATAACGCCTTTCGGAGAAAGATTCTGCAAGACTTTGAATTTTGGTGTCGAACAAATAATTTGTTCATAATTGCCAAACGCGACAGTGAGATTAAAGGTGCTAAAGGTAATACGGAAAAATTCTATTTACTAAAAAATAAAAATTTGCTATAA
- the ychF gene encoding redox-regulated ATPase YchF, whose translation MSLSIGIVGLPNVGKSTLFNALTNADILAANYPFATIEPNTGIVPVPDPRLNKLAEIYSSQKIIPATVTFVDIAGLVAGASKGEGLGNKFLANIRQCDAIVHIVRAFENSEILRHDGGAVNPKNDIEIINTELILADIQTIENRLPRLQKEAKANPKVRDSLEYLNKLFTQLQSGKPLFEIEDLDLEAIADLHLLTAKPVIYAFNVDEDTLSNEEKKAELSQMVLPSKSIFVCAKLEEEIKRLDQSDAQELLESYGVKETGLDQMIHAAYNTLGLQSYMTAGPKEVHAWTIKKGWTAPQAAGVIHTDFERGFIAAQIINYNDLVEFGSEQAAKAAGKIRTEGKDYVMSPDDVAEFRFNV comes from the coding sequence ATGAGTTTATCTATCGGAATTGTCGGACTACCCAATGTAGGTAAGTCCACCCTGTTCAATGCTTTGACCAACGCTGATATTTTGGCGGCTAATTACCCTTTTGCCACCATCGAGCCAAACACCGGAATTGTGCCAGTGCCAGATCCTAGGCTTAATAAATTGGCAGAAATTTATAGTTCGCAAAAAATAATCCCAGCAACTGTGACCTTTGTAGATATCGCAGGACTTGTAGCTGGCGCTTCGAAAGGAGAAGGCTTAGGAAATAAATTCTTGGCTAATATTCGCCAGTGTGATGCGATAGTGCATATTGTCCGTGCTTTTGAAAACTCAGAAATATTGCGTCACGACGGTGGCGCCGTTAACCCAAAAAACGACATCGAGATTATCAATACAGAGTTAATACTAGCAGACATACAGACCATAGAAAACCGACTCCCACGACTTCAAAAAGAAGCCAAAGCCAACCCCAAAGTCCGCGACAGTCTTGAGTATTTGAACAAATTATTTACTCAACTTCAATCGGGCAAACCTCTTTTTGAAATCGAAGACCTCGATCTCGAGGCAATCGCAGATCTGCATCTTCTTACTGCAAAGCCGGTAATTTACGCCTTCAATGTTGATGAAGACACTCTCTCTAACGAAGAGAAAAAAGCAGAACTCTCACAAATGGTTTTGCCGTCTAAATCAATTTTTGTGTGCGCCAAACTAGAGGAAGAGATTAAAAGATTGGATCAGTCTGATGCCCAAGAACTTCTTGAAAGTTACGGAGTTAAAGAAACTGGCCTCGATCAGATGATTCATGCGGCATACAACACTCTAGGACTACAGAGTTATATGACGGCAGGACCAAAAGAGGTTCACGCTTGGACAATCAAAAAAGGCTGGACGGCACCACAGGCCGCGGGAGTCATTCATACAGACTTCGAGAGAGGCTTTATTGCTGCCCAGATCATTAACTACAATGACTTAGTAGAATTCGGCAGCGAGCAAGCAGCAAAGGCAGCAGGCAAAATCCGCACAGAAGGCAAAGACTATGTAATGTCGCCAGACGATGTTGCAGAGTTCCGCTTTAATGTATAA
- the pilM gene encoding type IV pilus assembly protein PilM: MISIKGVGDFFSLDIGTNSVRAVQLSQSKDGTWGLVGLGYVNVEPQLILSESEESRKKLGSIISTMIGQSDIKTKNVAIGLSSQKTFTTIVDMPNQDPKELERTVKYQIDQFIPMSVDDAKFDWAILGQSPKDESLQEVLIASTAKSYSEERLEFIENLGFNVIAAEPDSLSMSRALALPDAVPQLIVDFGENSTDISIVAGGNPRLVRTIPVGLHALVKSATQNLNIKEDQAEQFILKFGLAKDKLEGQVFRAIETTLENFAQEITKSAKFFSNKYPGSQIGVIVLSGFAGSIPQFGEYIASKVGVQTVSGNPFQNVKIPAKFNQLVQDHGSEFAVAMGLAKRSVK; the protein is encoded by the coding sequence ATGATTAGTATTAAAGGTGTGGGCGATTTCTTTTCGTTGGATATCGGCACTAATTCAGTTCGTGCGGTCCAACTTTCTCAATCCAAAGATGGGACTTGGGGGCTTGTTGGTCTTGGCTATGTGAATGTTGAGCCACAACTTATCTTGAGCGAATCGGAAGAAAGCCGTAAAAAACTCGGTTCAATTATTTCTACAATGATTGGACAAAGTGATATTAAAACTAAAAATGTGGCGATTGGGCTATCTTCGCAAAAGACATTCACTACTATTGTTGACATGCCTAATCAGGACCCTAAAGAATTGGAGAGAACTGTCAAATATCAGATTGATCAGTTTATTCCAATGTCTGTTGATGATGCTAAATTCGACTGGGCAATCTTGGGGCAATCGCCTAAAGATGAAAGTCTTCAGGAGGTATTAATTGCCTCAACTGCTAAAAGTTATAGCGAAGAGCGACTTGAATTTATTGAAAATCTTGGTTTCAACGTTATTGCGGCTGAGCCAGACTCTTTGTCTATGTCACGCGCTTTGGCTCTACCTGACGCCGTTCCTCAGTTGATTGTTGATTTTGGAGAAAATTCGACCGATATTTCTATTGTTGCTGGAGGAAACCCACGCCTCGTCCGTACAATTCCGGTTGGACTTCATGCGCTTGTTAAATCTGCTACGCAAAACCTTAATATTAAAGAAGATCAGGCTGAGCAGTTTATTTTGAAATTTGGCCTCGCTAAAGATAAGCTTGAAGGTCAGGTATTTCGTGCGATTGAGACTACTTTAGAAAACTTTGCTCAAGAAATCACTAAATCTGCTAAATTCTTTTCAAACAAATATCCAGGATCTCAGATTGGTGTGATTGTTCTGTCCGGATTTGCTGGTTCGATACCTCAATTTGGTGAATATATTGCTTCTAAAGTTGGCGTCCAGACCGTCTCTGGCAATCCGTTCCAGAATGTAAAGATACCTGCTAAATTCAATCAATTAGTTCAAGACCATGGCAGTGAATTTGCTGTTGCAATGGGTCTTGCTAAAAGGAGCGTGAAATAA